The nucleotide sequence AGCTCAGAGATTTAAAGCGATAGATTTGTATTTagacaaaagaaataaaactagTAAACATAAATCGCCATGAGCAATTGCTCggtattaaaaaatagtttagtacgTTAAATCGTATGATGAGTGGATCAATCTGCAGACACAACTAAACAATGTCTTAAAGTAATTTCGCCACACGGGAATGTGGCCATAATACCAGACCACTCAATCTTCCCACGAATCTCATCTCCTACCCTATCCAATGCGATCATTCTACACCTAATATCCATCTTCATCAGAGCATGATCAGTATTAAACTGTAACCAGAAAACAGCTAACTTCCCCTCGTACTCCGCCATTTTTCAGCATCAAAGGAATAGAATATTACCTTCCCATCAGAATCAACCAATCTTCTCCAAACCTTTAGCTTTGTGTCAAACCACATTAACCCACTCCGCTTAAAACAAGCATATATCACATTCTCTACCACACACAAGCAGTTCATTTTATCACTTTGACTCTCTGTCGCCACGTTGCTTATACCTTCTCTCGGAGTATACGCACTGATTCTCCCATGTAGGGAGTCCACCATGTAAACCCTGTCCTCCAGCGACGCACTAAACCGCGACTTGCATTGCACTTTCTCCTCGCCTGCGAACTCCCAGGTTTGTGTTTCTGGATCAAATACTTCCACTTGGCTCTCATCAACACTTCCTCCGATCACGTATATCTTCCCATCGACCACTCCCACTGCTTCTTCCCGTGCCAACCTAGCATTTCACTTGACTATACCGCTATACGCACTGATTCTCCCATGTTCCAAGTCCACCATGTAAACTTTGTCCTCCAGCGACCCACTAAACCGCGAATTGCATTGCACTTTCTCCTCACCTGCGAACTCCCAGGTTTGAGTTTCTGGATCAAACACTTCCACTTGGTTCTTCCCATAAGTTCCTCCAATCACGTATATCTTCCCGTCGACCACTCCCATTGATTCTTTATGGGCCCACCTAGCCACTTTCATGCTTGGACCCATCCTTATAGTACCAGATCGAGTATCAAGGACCCTAACCTTCTTGGAGGGAAAAGGCCATCCGTGATCAGGGAAATAGATCTCTGATCCCACCGAGACGCCGGAAGAATAGAACGTAGGAAAATGAGGAGAGGTCAGGAGACCCGCCAATGAACAAGATCTCTGTTCCACCTGATAGTCATGAGTACTAGTGATCATCTTCTCACCCCGACGCAGAGTGATCCAG is from Brassica napus cultivar Da-Ae chromosome A4, Da-Ae, whole genome shotgun sequence and encodes:
- the LOC125608200 gene encoding putative F-box/kelch-repeat protein At2g41360, with the translated sequence MITSTHDYQVEQRSCSLAGLLTSPHFPTFYSSGVSVGSEIYFPDHGWPFPSKKVRVLDTRSGTIRMGPSMKVARWAHKESMGVVDGKIYVIGGTYGKNQVEVFDPETQTWEFAGEEKVQCNSRFSGSLEDKVYMVDLEHGRISAYSVGVVDGKIYVIGGSVDESQVEVFDPETQTWEFAGEEKVQCKSRFSASLEDRVYMVDSLHGRISAYTPREGISNVATESQSDKMNCLCVVENVIYACFKRSGLMWFDTKLKVWRRLVDSDGKMDIRCRMIALDRVGDEIRGKIEWSGIMATFPCGEITLRHCLVVSAD